The nucleotide sequence CCGAAACCGCAAAAAGTGGTCTTGCAATCACTGTTCTGTTCCTGTAATTTAGTGAGGTACGGTTTATCCAAAATCACGCCCTCCAAAAAATACCATTGCTCGTTTACCCAAACTTCAACCCAGCTATGCAAGATATTCTTAGGCGATAGTCTGTACCAAATACCTGTAATAGCTCCTTTCTGCAATGCCTTGTCAATGGTAAAGCCGTGAATACGGTTAGGTACATCTGTTGCTCTTAACAAAGCCATTAATAAAGTGGCTTTTGTGTTGCATTGTCCGTACCCGTCATTCAGCACCTGCGATGCGGAAATATAATCAGAAACATTATAGCCAAACTTTATTTCGTCCCGTACAAAATTGTAAATGGCTTGAACTTTGGCAACGGTGTCCAAGTTTTCCCACCCTCTCTGCTCCAATAGCTTTTGTATGGAAGCATTGGAGTAGTCAAGGATTTTTGTTTCTTTAAGATAGGTGTCCATAACACATTT is from Flavobacterium dauae and encodes:
- a CDS encoding transglutaminase-like domain-containing protein, with product MDTYLKETKILDYSNASIQKLLEQRGWENLDTVAKVQAIYNFVRDEIKFGYNVSDYISASQVLNDGYGQCNTKATLLMALLRATDVPNRIHGFTIDKALQKGAITGIWYRLSPKNILHSWVEVWVNEQWYFLEGVILDKPYLTKLQEQNSDCKTTFCGFGVYTDNFENPPIEWNLNNTFIQDKGINRDFGVFDTPDPFYAKHQQELNAFKKFIFQHIVRHIMNNNVERIRNKKV